Proteins from one Sphingomonas sp. HF-S4 genomic window:
- a CDS encoding NAD(P)/FAD-dependent oxidoreductase: MLRLSGLYLPLDHTLDALPAAIARRLGIAPAELTGFTIYRRGNDARRRNAIQLVYTVDVELADEAAVLARFPGDKDLRPTPDMGYTFVVQAPKDWSGLRPVVIGAGPCGLFAGLILAQMGFRPIILDRGKVVRQRTKDTWGLWRRGELNPDSNVQFGEGGAGTFSDGKLYCRVKDPRFLGRKVLEEFVKAGAPDDILWEAHPHIGTFRLVTMVESMRRTIEELGGEYRWETRVDDIELERLPDGKHGLRGLHLHDGSFLEADHVVLAVGHSARPTFEMLHRRGVHLEAKPFSIGVRIEHPQSWIDRARFGKCAGHPDLGAAAYSLSHHCANGRTVYSFCMCPGGRVVAATSEEGRVVTNGMSQYSRAEFNANSGLVVAIDPARDYPGGPLAGIEFQRQWEDLAYLAGGSNYHAPGQKVGDLLAGRASTELGEVVPSYKPGVTMTDLSACLPGFVIEAFREALPVFGRQIANYDHPDAVMTGVETRTSSPVRITRGGDFQSLNVARLFPAGEGAGYAGGILSAAIDGIKVAEAMARSMTGAG, encoded by the coding sequence ATGCTTCGTCTTTCCGGACTTTACCTGCCGCTCGACCATACGCTCGACGCGCTGCCCGCCGCGATCGCCCGGCGGCTGGGCATCGCACCCGCCGAGCTCACGGGTTTCACGATCTATCGCCGGGGCAACGATGCCCGCCGCCGCAATGCCATCCAGCTGGTCTATACCGTCGACGTCGAACTGGCCGACGAGGCGGCCGTGCTGGCACGCTTCCCCGGCGACAAGGATCTGCGCCCCACCCCAGACATGGGCTACACGTTCGTCGTCCAGGCGCCGAAGGACTGGAGCGGGCTGCGGCCGGTGGTGATCGGCGCCGGGCCATGCGGGTTGTTCGCCGGCCTGATCCTTGCGCAGATGGGGTTCCGCCCGATCATCCTCGATCGCGGCAAGGTGGTGCGCCAGCGGACCAAGGACACCTGGGGGTTGTGGCGGCGCGGCGAGCTCAACCCCGACAGCAACGTCCAGTTCGGCGAGGGCGGCGCGGGCACCTTTTCCGACGGCAAGCTATATTGCCGGGTCAAGGATCCGCGCTTCCTCGGGCGGAAGGTACTCGAGGAGTTCGTCAAGGCGGGCGCACCCGACGACATCCTGTGGGAGGCGCATCCGCATATCGGCACCTTCCGCCTCGTCACGATGGTCGAGAGCATGCGCCGGACGATCGAGGAACTCGGCGGCGAATATCGCTGGGAAACCCGGGTCGACGATATCGAACTCGAACGCCTGCCCGACGGCAAGCACGGCCTCCGCGGGCTGCACCTGCACGACGGCAGCTTCCTCGAGGCCGATCATGTCGTGCTCGCCGTCGGGCACAGCGCCCGGCCAACCTTCGAGATGCTCCACCGCCGCGGCGTGCATCTCGAGGCCAAGCCCTTCTCGATCGGGGTGCGGATCGAGCATCCGCAATCGTGGATCGATCGCGCGCGCTTCGGCAAGTGCGCGGGGCATCCCGATCTCGGTGCGGCGGCGTACAGCCTGTCGCATCACTGCGCCAACGGACGGACGGTCTACAGCTTCTGCATGTGTCCGGGCGGGCGCGTGGTGGCTGCAACCTCGGAAGAGGGCCGCGTCGTCACCAACGGGATGAGCCAATATTCGCGCGCGGAGTTCAACGCCAATTCCGGACTGGTGGTGGCCATCGATCCGGCGCGCGACTATCCGGGCGGACCGCTGGCAGGGATCGAATTCCAGCGCCAGTGGGAAGACCTGGCCTATCTCGCCGGCGGATCGAACTATCACGCGCCGGGGCAAAAGGTCGGCGACCTGCTCGCCGGCCGCGCCTCGACCGAACTCGGCGAAGTCGTGCCCTCGTACAAGCCCGGCGTGACGATGACCGATCTGTCGGCGTGCCTGCCCGGCTTCGTGATCGAGGCGTTCCGTGAGGCATTGCCCGTGTTCGGCCGCCAGATCGCCAATTACGACCATCCCGACGCGGTGATGACCGGCGTCGAGACGCGCACCTCCTCACCGGTGCGGATCACCCGCGGAGGGGACTTCCAGAGCCTCAATGTCGCGCGGC
- a CDS encoding DUF6683 family protein, whose amino-acid sequence MRFRNTRSRLAATALLLTGVAAPAAAQDFAAMDMTGMGIYAMEDSVMDAARGSVSSNRRGSGRARVAPAPAVRLTYKPSLERRRANFAQFIEKTRKKNPQAAADLQKELSSDVIEKIGGAIGQFGMRADNVADAYAIWWLNAWLASRQRNDTPPARQIAAVRAQAARAMASVPEMASASDAVKQEMAEANLIQAALLGSMMDDAEGNPTKLRQLAAAVRKGARASGLNLDAMDLTDDGFVPGGVGAAEGTSEEQVAAAPEVPPTAEPTAQVAAARNEGEDNTVIYAVAAAAAAGLAGGAWLARSRKSAAERQG is encoded by the coding sequence ATGCGTTTCCGGAATACGCGCAGCCGCCTTGCCGCCACCGCCCTGCTCCTCACCGGAGTGGCCGCGCCCGCCGCCGCACAGGACTTCGCCGCGATGGATATGACCGGAATGGGCATCTACGCGATGGAAGACAGCGTGATGGATGCCGCGCGCGGTTCGGTGTCGTCCAACCGCCGCGGCAGCGGACGCGCACGCGTTGCGCCCGCACCCGCCGTCCGGTTGACCTACAAGCCGTCGCTAGAGCGGCGGCGCGCCAATTTCGCACAGTTCATCGAGAAGACGCGCAAGAAGAACCCTCAAGCCGCAGCAGACCTCCAGAAGGAGCTCTCCAGCGACGTGATCGAAAAGATCGGCGGCGCGATCGGGCAGTTCGGCATGCGCGCCGACAATGTCGCCGACGCCTATGCGATCTGGTGGCTCAACGCTTGGCTCGCCTCGCGCCAGCGGAACGATACGCCGCCTGCACGCCAGATCGCCGCGGTGCGTGCCCAGGCCGCACGCGCGATGGCGTCGGTGCCCGAAATGGCGAGCGCCAGCGACGCCGTGAAGCAGGAAATGGCCGAAGCCAATCTGATCCAGGCTGCGCTGCTCGGCTCGATGATGGATGATGCCGAGGGCAACCCGACCAAGCTGCGCCAGTTGGCCGCCGCGGTCCGCAAGGGTGCGCGCGCCTCGGGGCTCAACCTCGATGCGATGGACCTTACCGACGACGGCTTCGTGCCGGGCGGCGTCGGCGCGGCCGAAGGCACGAGCGAAGAACAGGTCGCCGCGGCACCGGAAGTCCCGCCCACCGCCGAGCCGACCGCGCAGGTCGCCGCCGCACGCAACGAAGGCGAGGACAATACCGTGATCTATGCCGTGGCCGCAGCAGCAGCCGCCGGCCTCGCGGGTGGTGCCTGGCTGGCGCGCTCGCGCAAGTCGGCCGCCGAGCGGCAGGGCTGA
- a CDS encoding HAD-IIIC family phosphatase, with translation MWTAPIKLVIWDLDDTLWRGTLADGDAVVLHEGRAELVRALNARGVVSSICSKNDFEAAKAKLVDLGLWDEFVFPHIAFTPKPAAIRAIIEDMQLRPANVLFVDDNPVNLGEVRHVLPEIQILDITAPDVDDQLAGLLALQAGTRSRVADYRMLERKQRDRADAALSNEDFLRSCGIQACAPHMMDNLDFAPRIAELINRSNQLNYTGSRVEEAGLTRDIIDLMGFDSWSIFAWDRYGRYGLIGFVMVDRAAGALKHFTFSCRVMHMGLEEYALAKVREKWPALDTSEWDGRFSRTAPDWIADRDFNDPELRDSLRGEEAVIDPAIRIMFDCQSGGIAHFSRFRPAIEFDNHPRVFSMRMMTDGTHLEQNFPPLLVYGATVDYLDVRWPDQWHLIDIGLYETCVIRTCIFLLERGLRMLVVLPPEDAPEEKYRHGLNHTPERSVRFNALWRKAARENPGNVWVLDTAHLIDHADEMADVTHYHAGLLGKIAGQVDCWVEQQVALAQAA, from the coding sequence ATGTGGACCGCACCGATCAAGCTCGTCATCTGGGATCTCGACGATACGCTGTGGCGCGGCACGCTTGCCGATGGCGACGCGGTGGTGTTGCACGAAGGGCGCGCCGAGCTGGTCCGTGCGCTCAACGCCCGGGGCGTGGTCTCGTCGATCTGCTCGAAGAACGACTTCGAGGCTGCGAAGGCGAAGCTCGTCGATCTCGGCCTCTGGGACGAGTTCGTGTTCCCGCACATCGCCTTCACGCCCAAGCCCGCGGCGATCCGGGCGATCATCGAGGACATGCAGCTCCGCCCCGCCAACGTGCTGTTCGTCGACGACAATCCGGTGAACTTGGGCGAAGTCCGTCATGTCCTGCCCGAGATCCAGATTCTCGACATCACCGCGCCCGATGTCGACGACCAGCTCGCCGGCCTGCTCGCGCTCCAGGCGGGCACGCGCAGCCGTGTCGCCGACTATCGCATGCTCGAGCGCAAGCAGCGCGACCGCGCCGACGCCGCGCTGTCCAACGAGGATTTCCTGCGGTCGTGCGGCATACAGGCCTGCGCGCCGCATATGATGGACAATCTCGATTTCGCCCCGCGCATCGCCGAGCTGATCAACCGCTCCAACCAGCTCAACTACACCGGCTCTCGCGTCGAGGAGGCGGGGCTCACCCGCGACATCATCGACCTGATGGGGTTCGACAGCTGGTCGATCTTCGCCTGGGACCGCTATGGCCGCTATGGGTTGATCGGCTTCGTCATGGTCGATCGCGCGGCTGGAGCTCTCAAGCACTTCACCTTCTCGTGTCGGGTGATGCACATGGGGCTGGAGGAATATGCGCTGGCCAAGGTGCGCGAGAAATGGCCGGCGCTCGACACCAGCGAATGGGACGGCCGGTTCAGCCGGACTGCGCCCGACTGGATCGCGGATCGCGACTTCAACGATCCCGAGCTTCGCGATTCACTTCGGGGTGAGGAGGCCGTGATCGATCCGGCGATCCGGATCATGTTCGACTGCCAATCGGGCGGGATCGCACATTTCAGCCGCTTCCGCCCAGCGATCGAGTTCGACAACCATCCGCGCGTTTTCTCGATGCGGATGATGACCGATGGCACGCATCTGGAACAGAATTTCCCGCCTTTGCTCGTCTACGGCGCGACGGTGGACTATCTCGACGTGCGCTGGCCCGATCAATGGCACCTGATCGACATCGGCTTGTACGAGACCTGCGTGATCCGCACCTGCATTTTCCTGCTCGAGCGCGGGCTACGCATGCTGGTGGTGCTGCCGCCCGAGGACGCTCCCGAGGAGAAGTATCGACACGGGCTCAACCACACACCCGAGCGCTCCGTCCGTTTCAATGCATTGTGGCGCAAGGCGGCGCGCGAGAATCCCGGGAATGTCTGGGTGCTCGATACCGCGCACCTGATCGATCATGCCGATGAGATGGCCGACGTGACGCATTACCATGCCGGGCTGCTCGGCAAGATCGCCGGGCAAGTCGATTGCTGGGTCGAGCAGCAGGTCGCGCTGGCGCAAGCGGCCTAG
- a CDS encoding phage tail tip lysozyme: protein MTAVSSVQQSQTNSSSGGGDSGHIVKSGETLSGIARDKGVSLSALVKANPQILHQDLIRPGQHVNVPAGGGAAEAPREYTIRSGDTLSSIAGHFGTTWQALAQANNLSNPNLIFPNQTLTIPNGTGSAGGSGAVDGPSPVTGVGGGSGDVAAIAEKYLGQNASSLKVNKNDNLPMNAGVPSNVCCANFVSAVLTEAGRLPAGLHTDSVAQLKTTLLAQGWTAVPASQAQRGDVVIIQGGGVSHTEIVSGPGKMIGSNNVNADGTQRISTNNLSWAVGKGAVILRAPGGTGGGETQSTQATGGTVPTGQGTRQERIDQAITYFEGQGWTRAQAIGLVANLDAESRMEPGIRQIGGGPGYGLAQWEGPRQRDFAAWAGHDIRGSSFAEQLRFVQHELTHNEAGAGRALRGATDARSAAEIVTRLYERPADTAGEATRRGEAAAQMAR, encoded by the coding sequence ATGACGGCAGTTTCTTCGGTTCAGCAGTCTCAGACCAATTCCTCGAGCGGCGGCGGCGACAGCGGCCATATCGTCAAGAGCGGCGAGACGCTGAGCGGCATCGCGCGCGACAAGGGCGTCTCGCTGAGTGCGCTGGTCAAGGCCAATCCGCAGATCCTCCACCAGGACCTGATCCGCCCCGGCCAGCATGTGAATGTCCCCGCGGGCGGCGGTGCGGCGGAGGCGCCGCGCGAATACACGATTCGGTCGGGCGACACGCTCTCGTCGATCGCCGGACATTTCGGCACGACCTGGCAAGCGCTGGCGCAGGCCAACAATCTGTCCAACCCGAATCTGATCTTCCCCAATCAGACGCTGACCATTCCCAACGGGACCGGCAGTGCCGGCGGCAGCGGCGCGGTCGATGGCCCATCGCCGGTTACCGGCGTCGGCGGCGGATCGGGTGACGTCGCCGCGATCGCCGAGAAGTATCTCGGGCAGAACGCCTCGTCGTTGAAGGTCAACAAGAACGACAATCTGCCGATGAATGCCGGCGTTCCCTCGAACGTGTGTTGCGCCAATTTCGTCTCGGCGGTGCTGACCGAGGCCGGCCGGCTCCCGGCCGGGCTGCACACCGACTCGGTCGCACAGCTCAAGACCACGTTGCTGGCGCAGGGCTGGACCGCAGTCCCCGCTTCCCAGGCCCAGCGCGGCGATGTCGTCATCATCCAGGGCGGCGGTGTCTCGCATACCGAGATCGTCTCCGGCCCCGGCAAGATGATCGGATCGAACAACGTCAATGCCGACGGCACCCAGCGCATTTCGACCAACAATCTCAGCTGGGCGGTAGGCAAGGGCGCGGTGATTCTCCGCGCGCCGGGCGGCACCGGCGGCGGCGAAACCCAAAGTACCCAGGCCACCGGCGGCACCGTCCCCACCGGCCAGGGCACCCGCCAGGAGCGGATCGACCAGGCGATCACCTATTTCGAGGGCCAGGGCTGGACCCGCGCCCAAGCGATCGGCCTCGTCGCCAACCTCGATGCCGAGAGCCGGATGGAACCCGGCATCCGCCAGATCGGCGGCGGCCCCGGCTATGGCCTCGCGCAATGGGAAGGGCCGCGCCAGCGCGACTTTGCCGCCTGGGCCGGCCACGACATCCGCGGATCGTCGTTCGCCGAGCAGCTTCGGTTCGTCCAGCACGAGCTGACGCACAACGAGGCCGGTGCGGGCCGAGCGCTACGCGGCGCCACCGATGCGCGCTCGGCCGCCGAGATCGTCACTCGGCTCTACGAGCGGCCGGCCGATACCGCGGGCGAGGCTACGCGCCGCGGCGAGGCCGCGGCGCAAATGGCACGCTGA